One genomic segment of Clostridium saccharoperbutylacetonicum N1-4(HMT) includes these proteins:
- a CDS encoding 6-pyruvoyl trahydropterin synthase family protein — protein MFKIKSEVQFDMAHYLSGYDGKCSNIHGHRYRLIAKLKSETLHKEGQLRGMVDDFSNFKEALKQIEEEFDHKLIIENNEEGKVLSKKLSELQNNFEISFVNYRPTAEEMSRDIFNRLKSKGLSVCEVELFETPNNSCIYTED, from the coding sequence ATGTTTAAAATTAAAAGTGAAGTACAATTTGATATGGCTCATTATTTAAGTGGCTATGACGGGAAATGTTCAAATATACATGGACATAGATATAGATTAATTGCTAAATTAAAATCTGAGACACTACATAAAGAAGGGCAACTTAGAGGAATGGTAGATGATTTCTCTAATTTTAAAGAAGCACTAAAGCAAATAGAAGAAGAATTTGATCATAAGTTAATTATTGAAAATAATGAAGAAGGAAAGGTACTATCAAAAAAATTATCTGAACTTCAAAATAATTTTGAAATAAGTTTTGTGAATTATAGACCTACAGCAGAAGAAATGTCTAGGGATATTTTTAATAGATTGAAATCAAAAGGTTTATCTGTATGTGAAGTTGAATTATTTGAAACTCCTAACAATAGCTGCATATATACAGAAGATTAA
- the queE gene encoding putative 7-carboxy-7-deazaguanine synthase QueE — protein MFNIVEKFISVDGEGPSSGELATFIRFQGCNLRCTWCDTTYSWDKSSICEILSADEIYNYIKENNVINVTLTGGEPLIQKNIDELLKLLNDDENLKVHIETNGAVDIEPFKKIYNSKNICYIVDYKLPSSQMTNKMSNNNLKVIGKSDVYKFVIGSIEDLEHAYDIIIRNDLTSKCIVYFSPVSGKIDLKEIVEFMKNKRLNKVRLQTQLHKIIWDNNARGV, from the coding sequence ATGTTTAATATTGTAGAAAAATTTATATCTGTTGATGGAGAAGGTCCTAGTTCAGGCGAACTTGCTACATTTATAAGATTTCAAGGGTGTAATTTGCGCTGCACTTGGTGTGATACCACTTATTCATGGGATAAAAGTAGTATTTGCGAGATTTTAAGTGCTGATGAAATTTATAATTATATAAAAGAAAACAATGTAATAAATGTAACATTGACAGGTGGAGAACCACTTATTCAGAAAAATATTGATGAACTGTTAAAATTATTAAATGATGATGAAAATTTAAAGGTTCATATAGAAACAAATGGTGCAGTTGATATAGAACCATTTAAAAAGATTTATAATAGTAAAAATATATGTTATATTGTAGATTATAAGCTACCAAGCAGTCAAATGACTAATAAAATGAGTAATAATAATTTAAAAGTGATAGGAAAATCTGATGTATATAAATTTGTCATAGGTAGTATTGAAGATTTAGAACATGCTTATGATATTATTATCAGAAATGATTTAACAAGTAAATGTATTGTTTATTTTAGCCCAGTATCGGGAAAAATAGACCTTAAAGAAATTGTAGAATTCATGAAAAATAAGCGATTAAACAAAGTTAGATTACAAACACAGC
- a CDS encoding metal-dependent hydrolase: MNFKTHINGGVLIGLYIGSQITKNDILSAGVFFGGTIIGSLLPDIDHRNSYIGKKAKGISKTINKLAGHRKLFHAPLMYLLLYSISAGIPMKKVYFIGITGLFFGILSHLILDSFTIGGLPWFYPFTKKKFSLGKIKTNSKLEDVFCGILICINVVMLLDLLNITSIFTFTQNYKSNVTQGIRNIIINTK; encoded by the coding sequence ATGAATTTTAAAACTCATATAAACGGTGGAGTATTAATAGGCTTATATATTGGATCGCAGATAACAAAAAATGATATTCTCTCAGCAGGCGTATTTTTTGGAGGAACAATTATTGGAAGTTTATTGCCAGATATTGATCACAGAAATAGTTATATTGGTAAAAAAGCAAAAGGAATATCAAAAACTATAAATAAACTAGCTGGACACAGAAAATTATTTCATGCACCATTGATGTATTTGCTTTTATACTCAATCAGTGCTGGTATACCAATGAAAAAAGTGTATTTTATTGGAATTACAGGTTTATTTTTTGGAATATTATCTCACTTAATACTTGATAGTTTTACAATTGGTGGTCTGCCGTGGTTCTATCCGTTTACTAAAAAGAAGTTTTCATTAGGGAAAATTAAAACAAATAGTAAACTAGAAGATGTTTTCTGTGGAATTTTAATTTGCATAAACGTGGTGATGCTATTAGATTTACTAAATATAACATCTATATTTACTTTTACTCAAAATTATAAAAGTAATGTAACCCAAGGAATTAGGAACATTATTATAAATACAAAATAA
- a CDS encoding DUF1189 domain-containing protein translates to MKNKMGFRHKFVFSFFDFTAYKEFLAQGLGKSVLYIFLVTLIFSTLTNFKIIDTFNSQISDIHEVVLNKVPSFEFKNGQLSMDSKEPFYYKHNGDMLIIDTVNKTDTSALNQYNNGIYINSSKLVYRQNYTTIYTVDFSEYSDINLTNSSIAKILLILKVILPVILLIVNPIVSFLVNLAAVFIIIGPMSLLISSIMSIKSNYTTACTLGFYSITLPLLLEALINISGMEIDNFIVIFYIISIIYCYLALKEIKNTDKSNINLTH, encoded by the coding sequence TTGAAAAACAAAATGGGATTTAGGCATAAATTTGTATTCAGTTTTTTTGATTTTACTGCCTATAAAGAATTTTTAGCGCAAGGACTTGGAAAATCTGTTTTATATATTTTTCTTGTTACTTTAATATTTTCAACATTAACTAATTTTAAGATAATTGACACATTTAATTCTCAAATATCAGATATACATGAAGTGGTTCTTAATAAAGTTCCAAGCTTCGAATTTAAAAATGGACAATTATCTATGGATTCAAAAGAACCTTTTTATTATAAACATAATGGAGATATGCTTATTATAGATACAGTTAACAAAACAGATACCTCAGCTTTAAATCAGTATAATAATGGTATTTATATAAACTCAAGCAAGCTTGTCTACAGGCAAAATTATACTACAATTTATACTGTTGATTTTTCAGAGTATAGCGATATAAACCTAACAAATAGCAGTATCGCTAAAATATTACTTATTTTAAAAGTAATTTTACCAGTAATACTTTTAATTGTTAATCCTATTGTCTCTTTCCTTGTAAATTTAGCAGCGGTATTTATTATTATAGGACCTATGAGTTTATTAATTAGTTCCATCATGAGTATAAAATCAAATTACACCACGGCTTGTACATTAGGCTTTTATTCAATTACTTTACCTCTGCTTCTTGAAGCTCTTATAAATATATCAGGAATGGAAATAGATAATTTCATTGTAATATTTTATATTATCTCTATAATATATTGTTACTTGGCACTTAAAGAAATTAAAAACACTGATAAATCAAATATTAACCTTACACACTAA